Part of the Sphingobium lignivorans genome is shown below.
TGCGCTGCCGCCTCCGCTGCGGGACCGTCTTCCGGACAACTTCGGCTACGTTGTGGCTGCCGTCATCTTCGCCGGCACGATCGCCGGTCGCCTTCACAAGCGGAAGGATCGCAACGATGGGTGAGCCGCTGAGCCCCAAAGGCGCAAAGGTCGTCAAGGCCACGACCACCTCCGGAGCCTTGATCGCATTGGCGATGGCGCTCGCGGTGCCGACCATCGAGAAGTGGGAGGGGACGAAGACGACTCCCTACCGCGACGTGGTCGGCATCTGGACGGTTTGCACCGGCGAGACGCGCGTCAAGATGCGCACATACACCAAGGCCGAATGCGAGACGATGCTCAAGAGCACCCTCGACAACGAATTCGCGCCCGCCGTGCGCAAGGCCGTCCCGAAGATCGTCGAACATCCGCACGCATACGCGGCGTCCATCAGTCTCTCCTACAACATCGGCAACGCGGCCTTCGCTCGCTCGACGGTGGCGCGGCGTTTCAATGCCGGCGACTGGAAGGGGGGCTGCGACGCGTTCCTGATGTGGAACAAGGCCGGCGGCCGCGTCGTCCAGGGTCTGGTCAATCGCCGCCAAGCTGAGCGCAAGCTCTGCCTTACGGGTCTGTAATGAGCCCCATCCTCCTGCGCTTCCTGCCCCACGGACTGGTCGCTGTTGCCGTCATCGGCGCGTATCTATGGATCGACCATCGCGGCTATGAACGCGCGACACGGGATCGCGAATTCGAGCGCCAGGTCACAGCGCTCATGCTGACGCGCGCCGCGCGCGACGTCGAACAGAACCTCGGCGCCTCCATGGCGAAGCGCGACGAAGAATATGCGGCGCAGCGTCGCTCCATCGAAACCGTTCGAACCACCCATCAGTCCATTATCACGAAGGAGATCGGCCGAGATGCGCGCCTCTCTGATCCTGCTCTCGGCATTACTGACGAGCTGCGGGAAGCCCTCAACGCCGCCCGCCGGGAGACTGGCGCCTGTGCCCCCACCGCTGCCGGCGGAATTCGCTGCGCCCTGCCCGCCCCTGACGGAACTGGCCGGGAAGAGCATCGGCGAACTGACGCAGGCGGACTTTGACGCCGTGCTGATCTACGCGATATGCCAGAGGCGACACGCCGCTGTGGTCA
Proteins encoded:
- a CDS encoding lysozyme, with protein sequence MGEPLSPKGAKVVKATTTSGALIALAMALAVPTIEKWEGTKTTPYRDVVGIWTVCTGETRVKMRTYTKAECETMLKSTLDNEFAPAVRKAVPKIVEHPHAYAASISLSYNIGNAAFARSTVARRFNAGDWKGGCDAFLMWNKAGGRVVQGLVNRRQAERKLCLTGL